In Streptomyces sannanensis, the DNA window GGGCTCTGAGCTTCTCCACCGCCGGCCTCTCCTGGGTCGTGAACGCCTATGCGCTCACCTTCGGTGGTCTGCTGCTCCTCGGTGGGCGGGCCGGCGACATTCTCGGACGGCGTCGCGTTTTCGTCTTCGGTGTGCTGTTGTTCGCTGTCGCATCGTTGCTCGGTGGTCTGGCGCAGAACTCCGGCCAGCTCCTTGCCGCTCGTGCCCTGCAGGGCAGCGGCGCGGCTGTCGCCTCACCGACCGCACTCGCGCTGATCACCACGAACTTCGCCGAAGGCCCAGCTCGCAACCGGGCCTTCGGCGCCTTCGCCGCGGTTTCCGCCGGGGGAGGAGCGATCGGGCTGCTGGTGGGCGGCGTTCTGGTCGAGTGGCTGAACTGGCGCTGGATCTTCTTCGTCAATGTGCCGATCGGTGTGCTCATCGCCCTCGCAACGCCCCGCCGCATCAAGGAGTCCGCGCACCAGCCGGGACACTTCGACCTCACCGGGGCGCTGACCTCCACCGCCGGAATGGCTTTGCTCGTCTACGGGTTCATCCGGGCCGCGCAGACCGGCTGGCGTGACGGGCTCACGCTCGCGGCGTTCGCCGCCGCGGTGGTGCTCCTCGGGGCGTTCATCGTGACGGAGCGACGCTCGACCCGGCCGATTACGCCGCTGCACATGTTCGCGGATCGCAATCGCGCCAGTACCTACGCCATCATGCTGAGTCACGCGGCCGCGATCTTCGGCATGTTCTTCTTCCTGACGCTGTTCGTGCAGAACGTCCTCGACTTCAGCCCCCTGCGGGCCGGTCTTGCGTTCCTGCCGGTCAGTGCCACCATCGCAGTGAGCGCCGCGCTGGCCTCCCGGCTCTTGCCGAGATTCGGGCCGAAGCCCTTCATGGTGGCCGGCGGCACTCTGGGCTCGGCCGGGCTGTCCTGGCTCACCCTGGTCGAGGTCCATTCCACCTACCTGGGCAGCCTCCTCGGGCCGATGCTTCTGTTCGGTCTCGGCATGGGCATGGAATTCGTGTCCCTGACGCTGACAGCCCTCTCCGGAGTTTCCCCGCGGGAGTCGGGTGCCGCCGCCGGCCTGCTGAACGCCCACCGGCAGGTCGGTGGAGTGCTCGGACTCTCCATTCTTGTCACGGTCTTCGGCATGGCCGGCCGCAACGAGGTGCAAGACCTGATATCGCACTTTCTCGCTCGGGCCGCACCGGCGGAGCGCATCGCATTCCTGCGGACCGGCCGGCTGCCCGGCACCTGGGCCGACCAGGTGCTCACCTCGGGAGTGTCTGCGGTCTTCATCATCGGGGCCACGTTCACCGTCGTCGCCACGCTCATCGCTCTCGTGGCCATCCAGGTGCGGCCCTCCGACCTGGCCCGCCTGCGGGGTGCGATTCCGGCCGTTCCCACGGAGTCGGCGGCGCCGGGCGCGGCCGGCGAATCCGGCAGCGGCCCGGCCGCGCGCGAACCGGGCACGGACCGGAGCGGCCGCGGCCCCTGACGGCCGCTCACCCCGAGTCCGCGAGCGGCCACCCGGCACGTACGTTCCACCGGCCCCCGCGGCCGCTGAACTCGATGGCGGTCAGCGGCGGCACATCGATCCGCCAGAACGTGCACTCAGGCGCTCCCAGTGCTCGTACGACCGCCGCGCGGACCACCTCGGGCTCGACCACGGCGAGCACCCTCCCCGGCTCGCCGGCCAGCGTGCCGAGCCAGTCGCCGACCCGCTCGCACACCGCCGGCAGCGACTCTCCACCGTGCGGCGCGCAGCCCGGGTCCGTCATCCAGGCAGAGACCGCCTTCGGCTCCGCGGCCGTGACGCCTTGCGGCACTCGCCGTCCAGGTGACCCTGTGGACCGCTTACGGCCTGGTCTTCGGCCACCTCGCGGAACGCGTGCTGGAGCCCCACAGGGCCTGGGGCGCGGGCCGTGGCCGCGGGGACGGCGGCCACACCTCGCTGAAGAAGCACGCGAAAGGGTCCGCCGGGACGTCCCGGCGGACCCTTTCGCCTTCACTCTCCGTCGGCGAGGGCGGCGAGATAGCGCTCGGCGTCGAGCGCGGCCGCGCAGCCGGTGCCGGCCGCGGTGACGGCCTGCCGGTAGAGGTGGTCGACCACGTCGCCCGCGGCGAAGACGCCGGGGAGGTTCGTGCGGGTGGACGGCGGGTCGACCTTGAGATGGCCGCCCTCGCCCAGATCGAGCTGGTCCGTGAACAACTGCGTGCGCGGGTCGTAACCGATGGCCACGAACAGCCCGGTGACCGGGAGTTCGGACGTTCGACCGGTCCTTGTGTCGCGCAGGGTCAGCCCGGCGAGTGTCTGCTCGCCGTGGATCGCGGCGACCTCGCTGTTCCAGGCGAACTTGATCTTCGGGTCTGTGAAGGCCCTCTCCTGCATGGCCCGGGACGCGCGCAGGGTGTCACGGCGGTGTACGACGGTGATGGACGTGGCGAAGCGCGAGAGGAAGGTGGCCTCCTCCATCGCGGTGTCGCCACCGCCGACCACGGCGATGTCCTGGTCCCGGAAGAAATACCCGTCGCAGGTCGCGCAGTAGGACACTCCGTGACCCGAAAGTGCCTCCTCGCCCGCCAGATTCAGTGTGCGGTGCTGTGAACCGGTGGCGATGATCACGGCCTTGGCGCGGTGGACCGCGCCCTCGGCGTCCGTGACGGTCTTGATGTCACCGGTGAGTTCGACGGCGACCACGTCGGCCCGGACCATCTCGGCACCGAAGCGCTCGGCCTGAGCCCGCATGCCGTCCATCAGCTCCGGACCCATGACGCCGTCACGGAAGCCCGGATAGTTCTCCACCGTGGTCGTCAGCATCAGCGCACCACCGGCGGTCACCGAGCCCTCGAACACCAGTGGCCTCAGCGCGGCCCGGGCTGCGTACAGCGCGGCCGTGTACCCGGCCGGCCCGGAGCCGATGACGACGACTTGGCGGATCTCGTTCTCGGCGGTCATGTGCGCTGCCTCCGGTACGGTGACGTCAGCCTACGCTGATCCGGTGCCGTGCTCCGCGGGAAGCGGGCCCGCACTGATCTACTGTGGACGTCATGGCGTCATCCGGCATTCCACGGCCCTGTTCCATCGCCGACACACTCGGCGTCATCGGGGAGAAGTACTCGCTGCTCGTTTTGCGCGAGGTCCTTTTC includes these proteins:
- a CDS encoding histidine phosphatase family protein: MTDPGCAPHGGESLPAVCERVGDWLGTLAGEPGRVLAVVEPEVVRAAVVRALGAPECTFWRIDVPPLTAIEFSGRGGRWNVRAGWPLADSG
- a CDS encoding MFS transporter, which translates into the protein MTSSQPASANGPKRPETAAGERGGGSGIALLVIASCQLMVVLDITIVNVALPHIQRALSFSTAGLSWVVNAYALTFGGLLLLGGRAGDILGRRRVFVFGVLLFAVASLLGGLAQNSGQLLAARALQGSGAAVASPTALALITTNFAEGPARNRAFGAFAAVSAGGGAIGLLVGGVLVEWLNWRWIFFVNVPIGVLIALATPRRIKESAHQPGHFDLTGALTSTAGMALLVYGFIRAAQTGWRDGLTLAAFAAAVVLLGAFIVTERRSTRPITPLHMFADRNRASTYAIMLSHAAAIFGMFFFLTLFVQNVLDFSPLRAGLAFLPVSATIAVSAALASRLLPRFGPKPFMVAGGTLGSAGLSWLTLVEVHSTYLGSLLGPMLLFGLGMGMEFVSLTLTALSGVSPRESGAAAGLLNAHRQVGGVLGLSILVTVFGMAGRNEVQDLISHFLARAAPAERIAFLRTGRLPGTWADQVLTSGVSAVFIIGATFTVVATLIALVAIQVRPSDLARLRGAIPAVPTESAAPGAAGESGSGPAAREPGTDRSGRGP
- the trxB gene encoding thioredoxin-disulfide reductase, which translates into the protein MTAENEIRQVVVIGSGPAGYTAALYAARAALRPLVFEGSVTAGGALMLTTTVENYPGFRDGVMGPELMDGMRAQAERFGAEMVRADVVAVELTGDIKTVTDAEGAVHRAKAVIIATGSQHRTLNLAGEEALSGHGVSYCATCDGYFFRDQDIAVVGGGDTAMEEATFLSRFATSITVVHRRDTLRASRAMQERAFTDPKIKFAWNSEVAAIHGEQTLAGLTLRDTRTGRTSELPVTGLFVAIGYDPRTQLFTDQLDLGEGGHLKVDPPSTRTNLPGVFAAGDVVDHLYRQAVTAAGTGCAAALDAERYLAALADGE